In Kitasatospora sp. NBC_00240, the following are encoded in one genomic region:
- a CDS encoding MarR family winged helix-turn-helix transcriptional regulator — translation MNGELQELGRAVKQAQYRQHRALDSALSTVGTTLAQWDALRAIGRAPGASARELAAATFQSEQAFGALVGRLTAQGVVERRPGHGRRIEHHLTPAGERTLAAADKIADEVLATCFSALPAADRATLLDLLRRLNTEETG, via the coding sequence ATGAATGGTGAGCTGCAAGAACTCGGCAGAGCGGTCAAGCAGGCGCAGTACCGGCAGCACCGGGCGCTCGACAGTGCGCTCTCGACCGTCGGCACCACACTGGCCCAATGGGACGCCCTGCGGGCGATCGGCCGCGCACCCGGGGCGTCGGCCCGCGAATTGGCTGCCGCGACGTTCCAGAGCGAGCAGGCCTTCGGAGCGCTCGTCGGCCGCCTGACGGCCCAGGGCGTGGTCGAACGGCGCCCGGGACACGGCCGGCGCATCGAACACCACCTCACCCCTGCCGGTGAGCGGACCCTGGCGGCCGCCGACAAGATCGCCGACGAGGTTCTCGCCACCTGCTTCTCCGCCCTGCCCGCAGCGGACCGGGCGACCCTGCTCGACCTGCTCCGGCGCCTCAACACGGAGGAAACCGGATAG
- a CDS encoding alpha/beta fold hydrolase, producing the protein MLPDHTSAVYPDLPLTLSEAGTGRPVLILHGGGGPATVAGLAGHISRTAHAITPVHPGWDGTHRPEWLTGIDDLALTYLHHLHDRALDDVLVVGSSLGGWIAAEMAVRDTAGIITGLVLIDAVGVNIEAEPITDFFALDARGAAEHSWHDPDRYFVDPAGVPSDELARRQANMATVHTLAGDPYMHDPKLLRRLGRVQVPALLLWGESDRIVTPAYGAAYADAFADGALKVIPKAGHLPQIEQPDATTALIDAHLHRTSTPRISAR; encoded by the coding sequence ATGCTTCCGGACCACACCTCAGCCGTGTACCCCGACCTGCCCCTCACCCTGTCCGAAGCCGGAACCGGCCGGCCGGTCCTGATCCTGCACGGCGGCGGGGGCCCGGCCACGGTCGCCGGCCTCGCCGGGCACATCTCCCGCACCGCCCACGCCATCACGCCCGTGCACCCCGGCTGGGACGGCACCCACCGCCCCGAATGGCTGACCGGCATCGACGACCTCGCCCTCACCTACCTGCACCACCTGCACGACCGGGCCTTGGACGACGTCCTCGTGGTCGGTTCCTCGCTCGGCGGCTGGATCGCCGCCGAGATGGCCGTACGCGACACCGCGGGAATCATCACCGGCCTCGTCCTGATCGACGCCGTCGGCGTGAACATCGAAGCGGAACCGATCACCGACTTCTTCGCCCTCGACGCGCGCGGCGCGGCGGAGCACTCCTGGCACGACCCGGACCGCTACTTCGTCGACCCCGCCGGCGTCCCCTCCGACGAACTCGCCCGCCGGCAGGCCAACATGGCCACCGTGCACACCCTCGCGGGCGACCCCTACATGCACGACCCCAAGCTCCTGCGCCGACTCGGACGTGTGCAGGTGCCGGCCCTCCTGCTCTGGGGGGAGAGCGACCGCATCGTCACCCCCGCCTACGGCGCGGCGTACGCCGATGCCTTCGCCGACGGCGCTCTCAAGGTCATCCCCAAGGCGGGCCACCTTCCGCAGATCGAACAGCCGGACGCCACCACCGCCCTGATCGACGCCCACCTGCACCGGACGAGCACCCCTCGCATCAGCGCCCGGTGA
- a CDS encoding ATP-binding protein, with the protein MIVWLNGTHGAGKTTTSPLVQRLIPDSRVFDAEKVGETLMDITPGLPETDNFQHWPPWRQLVVETARRVLDYTGGALVVPMTVLVEQYWREISTGLAHHAIPVRHFLLHADQDTLRGRIEGDVLMGPSPFRLKYLDPYAEAARTWLLGEAEVIDTTHLTPAEAALQIAEAVRS; encoded by the coding sequence GTGATCGTATGGCTCAACGGCACCCATGGCGCAGGCAAGACGACGACGAGTCCGCTCGTGCAGCGGTTGATTCCGGATTCACGGGTGTTCGACGCCGAGAAGGTCGGCGAGACACTCATGGACATCACGCCGGGGCTGCCCGAGACGGACAACTTCCAGCACTGGCCGCCGTGGCGGCAGCTCGTGGTCGAGACCGCCCGCCGCGTACTCGACTACACCGGCGGCGCCCTGGTGGTGCCCATGACGGTCCTGGTCGAACAGTACTGGCGGGAGATCAGCACCGGTCTCGCCCACCATGCCATTCCGGTACGTCACTTCCTCCTCCACGCCGACCAGGACACCCTCCGCGGCCGCATCGAGGGGGACGTTCTCATGGGCCCGTCCCCGTTCCGGCTCAAGTACCTCGATCCCTACGCCGAGGCAGCCCGCACTTGGCTGCTCGGGGAGGCCGAGGTCATCGACACCACGCACCTCACGCCGGCCGAGGCCGCCCTGCAGATCGCGGAGGCCGTCAGGAGTTGA